GCGCACGAGCCAGATCTTTGGCCAGCCCGGATATCCGGCTGACTTTCACGCCCGGCGCCAAATCCAGCTCAAACCGGGTAATCACCGGTCCCGGATATACCCCGACGACCTTGGCTTTAATCTTATAATCCGCCAACTTGGCTTCCACCAGCATGGCGGTTTGCTTGAGTTCTTCCTCGCTGGCCGGCTCCACGGATTGCCGTGCCGGCGCCAGCAGATCCAGGGTCGGCATCGGTGAAGTCGGCACCGGTAAATCCGCTTCTCGTTTCATCAGGAACGGGTTATCCAATCCGGCGGCATGCGCCTGTGCTTTCTGCGCTTCTCGAATTTTTTGCAAAAACGCTTCTTCGTCACTCAGATCGCCGTCATCGGTGTCCGCCAGGCCCTGCTCGGCCCGCTCCAGCTCAGACATGCCGTCATGGACCCCGATTTCAATCGCGTTGCCGTCAAACACCGGCTCGGCAGCGGGCGAATTTGACTCAGAGCTTACGGATGCCGTCTGAACGGCAGGTGAATCTTCCGGTTGGGCCCGGTTCAGATCAGGTGCGGAAGCTGGTTCGAACACAAAGTCAGCCTCGGATTCTGCATCCATTGCCGGATGTTGCGAACGGGCCGGTATCGGCGACGCCTCAATCCATGGCACGTCCTCGGCATCTCCCGACCCAGCTTCCGGGCTGAGCTCGGCTCCAGCGCCCTGCTCTGTCGCCTGCCACGAGGATAAGTCCCCGATCGATGGCTCAATGTGCGTCGTTCCACTTGATAAGGTGTCTTCCCGCGTGGCGGTCTTCGGAGCTACAGCTCCTTGAACAACAGCTTCTTGGACAACGGCTTCTTGAACGACAGCTTCCGGTTCAACAACATCTGAAGCGACGACATCTGGCGCCCCAATATCTGGCGCAACAGCGTCTGTCACCATCGCACCCGAAGCTGCTGCAGTTAACCCGGCAGGATTTTCTGTGACCGAGCCCGAGGCAGCCTCCGGCTCCGACGTGGCTGAAAATGCCATGTCGGAGCCCTGATGAACCGAGAAATTCTCATCCCGCTCCAACTCGCGCTCAAGCTCGGCGATGGTCATACCGCGAACCGGGCGCGTCGCTGCCATCTCTGCAGGACTGATTGAGGCCGCGTGGTGGGTTGTCGGCGATGGCGCCGCTACTGTCGCTGCCGTCGTCGCTGCCGGAGGGACTGAGGCAGCAGGGGCAACCGGTGCGGCTTTTACCCGCTCCGGCATCACGATCTTCAGTTCAGTCTCTTCCGGTTGCCAGTCTGTTTCTGTCTGCAACGGCTCCGATGGCGCCAAAGAGCTCGGCGCCATGCTCGGCATGACTTTCGGTGTACTGCTGGAAGCCAGTAACACATCATCCGCATCCGGCGTCTCTGCTGCCGCGGATGGATTTAATTGTTGCGCATAGGCGGTTTGCTGCTCCTCCGGAATGTCAGCAGCAAACGGGGTCAGGTTTTCCGACTTGTCAGAACGGACTTTGTTCAACAGCCAAGCCAGAGAGCCAAGCGTCGTCTCCCCCAGTGTATCCACAATCGTCAGCCAGGAAATGCCGGAGAACAGCGTAAAGCCCACCGCCCAGAAGAACATCAGTACCAATGTGGCACCCAGCAGATTGAACAGCGGCAACGCCATGTTGGCGACGACATCCCCGACCACACCGCCGGAAGAGAAATACCAGATATCATCAAAGTTCAGGTCGGCAAGGCCACAACTGGTCAGGAACAGCAGCAACAAGCCCAGCAGACGGGTGCCGTAGATCATAAAATCGATGCCATTGTGCTCACCGCGGCGACGAAACAGCACCCAGGCACCGAGGATAATGGCCAGGGGCAGCGGATAGGCCAGCGATCCCAAAGTAAACAGAAAGGTATCGGCGACCAGGGCACCGAGGGCACCAGCCTTATTTTGTACCGGCCCTTCCCAAGCCGTTTGGGACCAGGATGGGTCGGCAGGGTCGAAACTGACCAGGGCGACCATGATAAATATCGCGGCGAGAATGCCGATAATCAGGAAGCTTTCCAACAGACGCTGGCCGCCCGACAGACGGACTCTAGGCTGTTTGCCTTTTACTTTCCTCAAAAAACACTCCGGTGTAACGCTTAGTTTCTGTGCAATCACAGCAGCCGTTGCCATCCATCGGACTGCGCTCCTTCACCAGGATCGCACCGTAGGAACCACTGCTGTTTGGGATGGGTTGAAATTCTTGCCTTATCTTATACTACTTGCCGCACTTTTTTGACACATCAGACAAAACTGGGAGCAAAGCACTCTCTGGCGAATCTCTCGCCATAGGCGTAGGGCTATTGTAACGGTGTTGGTCCGAGAAATATTCATCGCAGTGTTAAATTGACATGATAAGCGACTGAATTTTGAGCAGACGGGGCATGATTTGCAGGGCAGAAAACAAGTCAAGCGGCAAAAGCCGCTTGACGATGCGATCCACGTATTACGGCAACCGCCGAATTAACGCGTTTTGATCACCAGGTTGTTGGTCTGTTTGACCTCTTCCATCACCACATAGGTACGGGTATCGTTCACGCCCGGCAAACGCAGCAGGGTTTCACCCAGCAGCTTCCGGTAGGCCGACATATCCGATACCCGTGTTTTCAGCAAGTAGTCAAAATCGCCGGAAACCAGATGACATTCCTGAATATCTTCTAATTCCTGAACGGACTTGTTAAATTGCTCAAACACATCCGGCGCACCGCGGTTCAGCGTGATTTCAACGAACACCAGCAGTGATGCATCCAGAAATTGCGGATTCAGAAGCGCTGTATAGCCACTGATATAGCCCTGACGCTCCAGACGACGCACCCGCTCAAGACACGGCGTCGGCGACAGACCCACCCGCTTTGACAGCTCAACGTTTGAAATACGACCGTCTTTTTGCAGTTCATTCAATATGTTACGGTCAATTCTATCCAATTCCTTGGATGGTTTCTTCTTGGTATCTACCATTTTTTATTCCACCTTCTTACTTCCTTGCAAAAAAATATACTACAACTTTCTAATATTTAGAATCCAATACTCTGATAGTCAAACTATACTGCCAATAGATCCGCAGTTACAACCTTGTCAATAGCTATTCATTCTATCAAGCCAAGGAGATGCAGGATGATCATTGGTGTTCCCAAAGAAATCAAAAATCACGAATACCGCGTCGGGCTTGTCACCAGTAGTGTTCGTGAACTCGTTTCATTAGGCCATCAGGTTCTGGTTGAGACCCAAGCCGGGATCGGGATCGGACTCTCGGATTCAGATTATCAAACTGCTGGCGCCACAATTATTTCGACTGCTAAAGAAGTTTTTACCAGATCAGAGATGATTGTTAAAGTAAAAGAGCCCCAGGCAGAAGAGCGAGCCATGCTCCGTGAAGGCCAGATTTTATTCACTTATCTGCATCTTGCCCCAGATTTACCACAAACTAAAGAGCTGATTGACAGCAAAGCCGTCTGTATTGCCTACGAAACCGTCACTGACGCCCATGGCCGATTACCCTTGCTGGCGCCGATGTCGGAAGTCGCCGGCCGCATGTCGATCCAGGCCGGCGCCCAGGCGTTGGAGAATTCAAGTGGCGGCCGCGGGCTGTTGTTAAGTGGCGTGCCCGGCGTCGAACCGGCGAAAGTCATCATTCTCGGCGGCGGTGTGGTCGGCTCGAACGCTGCGCGAATGGCTGTGGGGATGCGGGCGGATGTCACCATTCTCGACCGCAGCCTCGAAACCTTGCGCGCGTTGGATATCGAGTTTCAGGGCAAAGCCAAAGTGGTGTATTCAACCAAAGAGATCATTGATCGCCTGGTTCCGGAAGCCGACATTATTATCGGTGCGGTCCTGATCCCGGGTGCTGCTGCCCCAAAACTCATCACCGCAGCGCATGTGAAGCAGATGAAGCCGGGTTCTGCCTTGGTCGATGTGGCAATCGATCAGGGCGGTTGCTTCGAGACCTCCAAGCCAACCACCCATACCGAGCCGACCTATCTCGTCGATAATGTGGTGCATTATTGCGTCGCCAATATGCCCGGGGCCGTCGCCCGCACCTCTGCCTTTGCCTTAAACAACGCCACCCTGCCCTATGTCATCAAGCTGGCCGGGCAAGGGTATAAAAAAGCCTTGTTGGCCGATCCGGGGTTTCTGGCCGGGTTGAATGTGATCTACGGCAAAGTCACCTGCAAAGAGGTCGCCGAAGCCTTCAACCTGCATTATACCGACCCTGAAGTTGCCATTAGTATGCATTAATTCCTGCTGCCTTCCCTTCCCGACTCCGGCCGGGAAGCCTGCCTGATCACCGAGCTCTTTCTTTACGTCTTCAATTTACCTACAATCAGTCCTCTATATGACGAAATTCTCATTCAGCCTGGAGAAGTAATG
Above is a window of Photobacterium sp. TY1-4 DNA encoding:
- a CDS encoding DNA translocase FtsK 4TM domain-containing protein; amino-acid sequence: MRKVKGKQPRVRLSGGQRLLESFLIIGILAAIFIMVALVSFDPADPSWSQTAWEGPVQNKAGALGALVADTFLFTLGSLAYPLPLAIILGAWVLFRRRGEHNGIDFMIYGTRLLGLLLLFLTSCGLADLNFDDIWYFSSGGVVGDVVANMALPLFNLLGATLVLMFFWAVGFTLFSGISWLTIVDTLGETTLGSLAWLLNKVRSDKSENLTPFAADIPEEQQTAYAQQLNPSAAAETPDADDVLLASSSTPKVMPSMAPSSLAPSEPLQTETDWQPEETELKIVMPERVKAAPVAPAASVPPAATTAATVAAPSPTTHHAASISPAEMAATRPVRGMTIAELERELERDENFSVHQGSDMAFSATSEPEAASGSVTENPAGLTAAASGAMVTDAVAPDIGAPDVVASDVVEPEAVVQEAVVQEAVVQGAVAPKTATREDTLSSGTTHIEPSIGDLSSWQATEQGAGAELSPEAGSGDAEDVPWIEASPIPARSQHPAMDAESEADFVFEPASAPDLNRAQPEDSPAVQTASVSSESNSPAAEPVFDGNAIEIGVHDGMSELERAEQGLADTDDGDLSDEEAFLQKIREAQKAQAHAAGLDNPFLMKREADLPVPTSPMPTLDLLAPARQSVEPASEEELKQTAMLVEAKLADYKIKAKVVGVYPGPVITRFELDLAPGVKVSRISGLAKDLARALSASAVRVVEVIPGKPYIGLELPNVNRETVYMSEVVGSERFQKMKGALPIVLGYDIAGEAIVADLSKTPHLLVAGTTGSGKSVGVNVMIVSLLYKCKPEDCRFIMIDPKMLELSIYEGIPHLLTEVVTDMKDAGNALRWCVGEMERRYKLMAACGVRNLAGFNAKLKEAAEAGHPIHDPLWKPGDSMDEFPPLLEKMPSIVVVVDEFADLMMVVGKKVEELIARLAQKARAAGIHLVLATQRPSVDVITGLIKANIPSRMAFTVSTKTDSRTILDQGGAESLLGMGDMLYLPAGQNHPIRVHGAFASDDDVHNVVNDWKARGKPQYIEGILEADQGAEGLLPGEAPVGGDDELDQLFDQVAAFVAESRRGSVSGVQRRFKIGYNRAARIVEQLEAHGIVSPPGHNGNREVLAPPPPQD
- the lrp gene encoding leucine-responsive transcriptional regulator Lrp: MVDTKKKPSKELDRIDRNILNELQKDGRISNVELSKRVGLSPTPCLERVRRLERQGYISGYTALLNPQFLDASLLVFVEITLNRGAPDVFEQFNKSVQELEDIQECHLVSGDFDYLLKTRVSDMSAYRKLLGETLLRLPGVNDTRTYVVMEEVKQTNNLVIKTR
- the ald gene encoding alanine dehydrogenase, with product MIIGVPKEIKNHEYRVGLVTSSVRELVSLGHQVLVETQAGIGIGLSDSDYQTAGATIISTAKEVFTRSEMIVKVKEPQAEERAMLREGQILFTYLHLAPDLPQTKELIDSKAVCIAYETVTDAHGRLPLLAPMSEVAGRMSIQAGAQALENSSGGRGLLLSGVPGVEPAKVIILGGGVVGSNAARMAVGMRADVTILDRSLETLRALDIEFQGKAKVVYSTKEIIDRLVPEADIIIGAVLIPGAAAPKLITAAHVKQMKPGSALVDVAIDQGGCFETSKPTTHTEPTYLVDNVVHYCVANMPGAVARTSAFALNNATLPYVIKLAGQGYKKALLADPGFLAGLNVIYGKVTCKEVAEAFNLHYTDPEVAISMH